One window of the Arthrobacter sp. D5-1 genome contains the following:
- a CDS encoding cytochrome b/b6 domain-containing protein, producing MSVSSKSSGITSNRWFKPVVVTAGALVVALILVLVAQWLRTLQPVQQFLTDYPGHSAVPEGTPTGFPAWLGWQHFLNMFFIVLIIRSGWQVRTTTRPAANWTRNNKGFIKTKNPPTKISLDLWFHLTLDALWVLNGIIFIVLLFATGQWLRIVPTSWDVFPNAISAGLQYASLNWPVENGWNNYNSLQLLTYFITVFIAAPLAIITGLRMSGAWPKKAAINKFYPIELARKIHFPVMIYFVAFVIVHVTLVLATGALRNLNHMYAANDDNNSWWGFGIFAASIVFTAAAWFLARPLFLRPIASLMGKVSR from the coding sequence ATGTCCGTTTCAAGCAAGTCGTCCGGGATCACGTCGAACAGGTGGTTCAAACCCGTCGTCGTCACCGCAGGAGCTTTGGTGGTGGCACTGATTCTGGTGCTCGTTGCGCAATGGCTCCGGACCCTCCAGCCGGTCCAGCAATTCCTGACGGACTACCCCGGGCACTCGGCCGTTCCCGAGGGCACTCCTACCGGCTTCCCCGCGTGGCTCGGCTGGCAGCACTTCCTCAACATGTTCTTCATCGTCCTGATCATCCGTTCGGGCTGGCAGGTGCGGACCACCACCCGCCCGGCGGCCAACTGGACGCGGAACAACAAGGGCTTCATCAAGACCAAGAACCCGCCTACCAAGATCAGCCTGGACCTTTGGTTCCACCTGACGCTTGACGCGCTCTGGGTCTTGAACGGCATCATCTTCATCGTGTTGCTCTTCGCCACCGGGCAGTGGTTGAGGATCGTGCCGACCAGCTGGGACGTCTTCCCCAACGCAATCTCGGCCGGTCTGCAGTACGCCTCGCTGAACTGGCCCGTCGAAAACGGTTGGAACAACTACAACAGCCTGCAGCTCCTCACCTACTTCATCACGGTCTTCATCGCGGCCCCGCTGGCCATCATCACGGGCCTTCGGATGTCTGGGGCATGGCCAAAGAAGGCCGCGATCAACAAGTTCTATCCCATTGAACTTGCCCGCAAGATCCACTTCCCGGTGATGATCTACTTCGTCGCGTTCGTGATCGTCCACGTGACGCTGGTGCTGGCCACTGGCGCGCTGAGGAACCTCAACCACATGTACGCCGCAAACGACGACAACAACAGCTGGTGGGGCTTTGGGATCTTCGCAGCTTCCATTGTGTTCACAGCGGCCGCCTGGTTCCTCGCCCGGCCGTTGTTCCTGCGCCCGATCGCCTCGCTCATGGGCAAGGTCTCCCGCTAA